A window of the Parabacteroides merdae ATCC 43184 genome harbors these coding sequences:
- a CDS encoding RagB/SusD family nutrient uptake outer membrane protein — translation MTMKTKHILLGLSLGLLGGFTACDVTDLNPKDSITDNSYWNTVSDLENYAKGFYMNLTGKGLRADGSENLDDLNTLDERSDNRLVASPDQWLFNEWVIPSEANFDSKWYWNNIRNLNYFMTRYQRVNATESEVNPVVAVIRFFRAFDYFDKIKTFGDVPWYEKDLTTADIDELYKARDDRDFVLGKIIEDLEFAIEWLPEKSAAEVGALHKDAARTFLARVCLHYGTYKKYHNVSTSPTSQELLQKAATLAKEVMDSGLYDIVQGSDAGANQSAFADYPLYYANQFTQEDLTTNKECILARVFEADVLTHNLARGGGVGLSKDFAESFLCKDGLPIANSSEYKGDETLDDEMANRDPRMYQIIDSKYRPYTVKSNGMRVVNSGIDDKKEFSPSEEPGTNIHSAPGLTGTATGYSPIKLVSASQSQQDAVKTSSYDWFVFRYAEILLIYAEAKCELGECTQAVLDETINKLRDRVEMKHLTVSPVADLNPVDYGYSITPLLYEIRRERRIELALEGFRYDDIMRWNAMKLFENPKTYLGMRVTDKVKALYQPEVFEGSTARDLIEYNGKTYIRMYSGKSLNEAGRKWTGNDKRLYYPIPTSQITLSASHGSLLKQNPGWE, via the coding sequence ATGACAATGAAAACTAAACATATCTTATTAGGATTAAGTCTTGGATTGTTAGGAGGATTTACGGCTTGTGACGTGACAGACCTCAATCCAAAAGACAGCATTACCGACAATAGCTACTGGAATACAGTTAGCGATTTGGAAAATTATGCCAAAGGCTTTTACATGAACCTGACAGGAAAAGGTTTAAGGGCAGATGGAAGTGAAAATTTGGATGATTTAAATACTCTTGATGAAAGAAGTGACAATCGTCTGGTCGCTTCTCCCGACCAATGGTTGTTCAACGAATGGGTTATACCTTCTGAAGCAAATTTCGATTCAAAATGGTATTGGAACAATATTCGTAATCTAAACTATTTTATGACTCGTTACCAACGGGTAAATGCGACAGAATCTGAAGTAAATCCGGTTGTTGCCGTAATTCGCTTTTTCCGGGCTTTCGATTATTTCGATAAAATCAAGACATTTGGAGATGTTCCTTGGTATGAAAAGGATTTGACAACTGCCGATATTGACGAATTGTATAAAGCACGTGACGACCGTGACTTTGTACTAGGGAAAATTATCGAAGATCTGGAATTTGCAATTGAATGGTTACCGGAAAAAAGTGCAGCAGAGGTAGGTGCTTTACATAAAGATGCCGCTCGTACATTTTTAGCCCGTGTTTGCCTACATTATGGAACATATAAAAAGTATCATAATGTTTCGACATCACCTACATCTCAGGAATTATTACAAAAAGCGGCGACTCTTGCCAAAGAAGTGATGGATAGTGGTCTTTACGATATCGTACAAGGCTCGGATGCCGGAGCAAACCAGTCTGCTTTTGCCGATTATCCCTTGTATTATGCAAACCAGTTTACACAAGAGGATTTAACGACTAATAAAGAATGTATTTTAGCACGTGTTTTCGAAGCAGACGTATTGACTCATAATCTCGCTCGTGGTGGAGGAGTCGGCCTTTCTAAAGATTTTGCAGAATCATTCCTTTGCAAGGACGGTTTGCCTATTGCAAACAGTAGTGAATACAAGGGAGATGAAACACTGGATGATGAAATGGCAAACCGCGATCCTCGTATGTATCAGATTATAGACAGTAAATATCGTCCATATACGGTCAAAAGCAATGGTATGCGTGTAGTAAATTCCGGTATTGATGATAAAAAGGAATTTAGTCCGTCTGAAGAACCAGGAACAAATATCCATTCAGCTCCGGGATTAACCGGGACTGCCACAGGATACTCACCTATCAAACTGGTGTCAGCAAGCCAGAGCCAACAAGATGCAGTGAAAACATCTTCTTACGACTGGTTTGTTTTCCGTTACGCAGAAATCCTGCTGATCTACGCTGAAGCCAAATGCGAATTAGGTGAATGCACACAGGCTGTTTTGGATGAGACGATTAATAAATTGCGCGACCGTGTTGAGATGAAACATTTAACAGTATCTCCAGTAGCCGATCTGAATCCGGTTGATTATGGGTATTCTATAACTCCGTTGTTATATGAAATCCGCCGTGAACGTCGTATTGAGTTGGCTTTGGAAGGTTTCCGTTATGATGATATCATGCGTTGGAATGCGATGAAACTATTCGAAAATCCTAAAACATATCTAGGCATGCGTGTTACAGATAAAGTAAAAGCGTTATACCAACCTGAAGTATTTGAAGGATCAACAGCCCGTGATTTAATCGAATATAATGGTAAAACTTATATCCGCATGTATTCTGGTAAAAGTTTGAACGAAGCCGGCCGTAAATGGACAGGAAACGACAAGCGTCTGTACTATCCTATCCCAACAAGTCAGATTACATTGTCTGCAAGCCATGGTTCTCTTCTAAAACAAAATCCGGGTTGGGAATAA
- a CDS encoding DUF6057 family protein — protein MNKKDLILNILLFISQIIVFYYFFCYLFPFKEQLQMFQFTSQYLTETLKQAGGVAIYISEFLSQFYVVFWTGPIISALLLTLVALLSSLILKKINSRNDLPLIFLLPWLSLLIISLDYDYYEQGTIAYLFLLLFLWLYTNIKTRIKFIYGICIIPILYGIAGPIVHLFAISALFFEFLTNGKKKYISIIYLLIAALSAIAGTYLGYSRNLTLAFLPEAYCNPLQTVSGIYYAWYALPMTMLLVAYLKRYKEPVSLKGKCIWEGAQWAIMFLLVYQGIFHFGKLDAQHSMKQDYLLRTEQWDLVISEFNHDVLSKRRMCGLNLALAHKGQLSERLLDYPQHGIETLMLHWDQSIYTAQLHSDLYYCMGIISAAQKFAFEAFVSSRSSGNPRMLKRLIETNLITGSYPIADKYIQLLEKTWFYKDWATAHRRFLYNDKAVEEDKILGMKRRCWKAEASAAKLYTDPVSSLINLLPACPDNKAGLAYLTSFLLLNKDIETYKTLQESLYRSPAWRDMTECQQEAIVICSPNDPHFWLEHGVSIKVRNRAIAFMQKVQDISRSGQNPAVALASEYDKTYWYYYMFNMMDK, from the coding sequence ATGAACAAGAAAGACTTAATATTAAATATTCTTTTATTTATTAGTCAAATAATAGTCTTTTATTATTTCTTCTGCTATTTATTCCCTTTTAAGGAACAGCTACAAATGTTTCAATTTACATCACAGTACCTAACTGAAACACTGAAGCAGGCTGGTGGTGTCGCTATTTATATATCGGAATTTCTCTCTCAATTCTATGTGGTATTTTGGACAGGACCTATCATTTCTGCTCTACTTTTAACTTTAGTGGCTTTATTATCATCATTAATACTGAAAAAGATTAACTCACGAAACGATTTACCTCTTATTTTCCTGTTACCCTGGCTATCTTTACTAATTATTAGTTTAGACTATGATTATTATGAACAAGGAACTATTGCTTATTTATTTTTATTGCTTTTTCTATGGCTATATACAAACATAAAAACACGAATAAAATTTATTTATGGCATTTGCATCATTCCTATTTTATATGGAATAGCAGGTCCTATCGTACATTTATTTGCTATATCGGCATTGTTCTTTGAGTTTTTAACCAATGGAAAGAAAAAATATATTAGTATTATTTATTTGTTGATTGCCGCACTTTCAGCAATTGCAGGTACTTACTTAGGATATAGTAGAAATTTAACTTTAGCGTTTTTACCAGAGGCTTATTGTAATCCACTACAAACAGTATCCGGGATATATTATGCATGGTATGCATTACCTATGACAATGCTTCTGGTTGCTTATTTGAAACGATACAAAGAACCCGTTTCTCTAAAAGGGAAATGTATATGGGAAGGGGCACAATGGGCAATCATGTTTCTATTGGTCTATCAAGGAATCTTTCATTTTGGGAAATTGGATGCACAGCATTCCATGAAGCAGGACTATTTGCTCCGGACGGAACAGTGGGACCTTGTTATCAGTGAATTTAACCATGATGTATTGTCTAAACGCCGAATGTGCGGTTTAAACTTAGCTTTGGCACATAAAGGCCAGCTTTCAGAGAGATTGTTAGATTATCCTCAACACGGTATTGAAACCTTGATGCTACATTGGGATCAGTCGATCTATACAGCACAACTGCATAGTGATCTGTATTATTGTATGGGAATAATAAGCGCAGCACAAAAATTCGCTTTTGAAGCGTTTGTCAGTTCTCGTTCTTCCGGTAATCCGCGGATGTTGAAAAGGCTGATAGAGACAAATCTGATAACAGGGTCCTATCCGATTGCGGATAAATATATTCAATTGTTGGAAAAGACTTGGTTCTATAAGGATTGGGCTACTGCTCACCGTCGATTTCTTTACAATGATAAAGCAGTCGAGGAAGATAAAATTTTAGGAATGAAACGTCGCTGTTGGAAGGCCGAAGCCTCTGCTGCAAAACTATATACAGATCCTGTCAGTTCATTAATAAACTTGCTCCCGGCTTGTCCGGATAATAAAGCAGGATTAGCATATTTGACTTCGTTTTTACTGTTGAACAAAGATATTGAAACTTATAAAACCTTGCAGGAGAGCTTGTACCGTTCTCCCGCCTGGCGCGATATGACGGAATGCCAGCAGGAGGCAATCGTGATTTGCAGTCCCAATGATCCGCACTTCTGGTTAGAGCATGGGGTGAGCATCAAAGTAAGGAACAGAGCGATCGCTTTTATGCAGAAAGTGCAAGATATTTCCCGTTCGGGGCAGAATCCTGCGGTCGCTTTGGCTTCCGAGTATGACAAAACGTATTGGTACTATTATATGTTTAATATGATGGACAAATGA
- a CDS encoding TolB family protein: MKQLLFCIFLLLLEGCSSNQPPAVSGQIDELPTIYPDYIDVTIPQSIAPLNFAVQTEGKACAVFTTEGYAFTVYASNGAFSIPDTDWEKLLTAAKGKQVEVSVLTEEKGKWNAFLPFHIRVSEDPIDPYIAYRLIDPGYQLWNEMGIYQRELSSFDQEPILENRLTDNNCMNCHSFCMQDPDKMLFHVRAKYGCTVFVDGDRIETLDTKTDRTISALVYPSWHPSGKFVAFSINNTTQDTHPVHRTEVYDKASDVVVYDVEKQEIVTTQALFSKKRFETFPTFSPDGKQLYFCSAPALKVPGELRDLRYSLCRVSFDPESRTFGSVVDTIFQAETEGQSILFPRVSPDGKYLLCTTTSYGTFPIWHKDADLCMFDLSTGAQVPTEEANSPDTDSYHSWSSNSKWVVFSSRRLDGLYTRPFIAHVGERGVLSKPFVLPQKSTEYYTFLTKSYNIPEFVKGKVKTDTYKLVSRIKEGKNQQISFTK, encoded by the coding sequence ATGAAACAATTGCTTTTTTGCATATTCCTTTTGTTGTTGGAAGGATGTTCTTCCAACCAGCCACCTGCCGTCTCCGGGCAGATAGATGAACTGCCGACCATCTATCCGGATTATATTGACGTAACCATACCGCAATCGATCGCACCTTTGAATTTTGCCGTGCAAACGGAAGGGAAAGCATGCGCGGTATTTACAACCGAAGGATATGCATTTACCGTTTACGCCTCCAACGGAGCCTTTTCCATTCCCGATACAGACTGGGAAAAGTTATTGACTGCGGCAAAAGGGAAACAGGTAGAGGTATCTGTCCTGACAGAAGAAAAAGGGAAATGGAATGCCTTTCTTCCGTTTCATATCCGGGTTTCCGAAGACCCGATCGATCCGTATATCGCTTACCGCCTGATCGATCCCGGTTACCAGCTATGGAACGAGATGGGAATCTATCAACGCGAATTATCCTCTTTCGATCAGGAACCGATTCTGGAAAACCGCCTGACGGATAATAATTGCATGAACTGCCATTCGTTTTGCATGCAGGACCCGGACAAAATGCTGTTCCATGTCCGTGCAAAGTATGGCTGTACCGTGTTTGTGGATGGCGACCGGATAGAAACGCTCGATACAAAAACCGATCGGACGATATCGGCATTGGTCTACCCTTCCTGGCATCCTTCGGGAAAGTTTGTTGCTTTTTCCATCAATAATACAACCCAGGATACGCATCCGGTACATCGTACAGAAGTATATGACAAGGCATCGGATGTAGTCGTCTACGATGTAGAAAAACAGGAAATCGTCACGACTCAAGCACTATTCTCAAAAAAACGTTTTGAAACATTCCCGACTTTTTCACCGGATGGAAAACAACTTTACTTTTGTTCCGCCCCGGCATTGAAAGTTCCGGGCGAATTGCGTGACCTTCGTTATAGCCTTTGCCGCGTTTCTTTTGATCCTGAAAGCCGGACTTTCGGTTCTGTTGTCGACACGATCTTTCAAGCGGAAACAGAAGGGCAAAGCATTTTGTTTCCCCGTGTCTCGCCAGACGGAAAATATCTGCTTTGTACAACGACATCTTACGGAACCTTCCCTATCTGGCACAAAGATGCGGATCTGTGCATGTTCGACCTGAGCACGGGTGCGCAAGTTCCAACAGAAGAAGCGAACAGCCCTGATACGGACAGTTATCATTCCTGGTCGTCCAACAGCAAGTGGGTGGTATTCAGCAGCCGTCGTTTGGACGGCTTGTACACACGTCCTTTCATTGCTCATGTCGGTGAAAGAGGCGTTCTCTCAAAGCCGTTCGTCCTGCCTCAGAAATCAACGGAATATTATACATTTCTCACCAAATCGTATAATATCCCGGAATTTGTCAAGGGGAAAGTGAAAACGGATACATACAAATTAGTTTCCCGAATAAAAGAAGGGAAAAACCAGCAGATCTCATTTACAAAATAA
- a CDS encoding alpha-L-fucosidase yields the protein MNTKNLLITGMFAGLFLSCKEVEPPAPVLPVPTPEQIKWQKMENYAFVHFGLNTFNDLEWGYGNTPAETFNPTDLDCEQWVRIIKAAGLKGVILTAKHHDGFCLWPTKTVDYNISNSPYKNGKGDMVRELSDACKKHGLKFGLYLSPWDRHNAEYGREGYQKTYHEQINELISNYGPLFEFWFDGANGGNGWYGGTNETRSIDPKTYYGYETAREMIKAKHPEAMIFGGTVPDIRWIGNESGWAGETNWSPYSLDKETHYTQNQWGMKDGNQWLPGECDVSIRPGWFYHHREDHQVRTVPNLVDLYYRSVGHNANFLLNFPVALNGQIHPVDSARAVDWYHTIQAELKDNLLAGIQPKASETRGGAYKASNVTDDNWDSYWATSDGMTSGSLTFPLPTGTSLNRVMIQEYIPLGQRVCAFTLEVEKDGKWLPVETTDTLSTVGYKRIVRFKTTPADALRIHFTEAKGPLCINNVEAFLAPPLLEQPRIVRNAKNEVHIDVESEGADIYYTTDGTEPTAQSAKYEVPFILDKKGTVKAITYDAQSGKSGPVASRRFDLPAVDYKVTSPADERTNLMFDGNGYSTYYLPEGKNEIVVELAAPHTISGFVYTPNQGRDSQGHISNYQLSVDGKVVASGEFSNIKHNPIEQEIHFAPVKGKKLVFKATRIVDNVKRVGIAEFSVITED from the coding sequence ATGAACACAAAGAATCTTTTAATCACCGGTATGTTTGCCGGGTTATTTCTTTCCTGCAAGGAAGTAGAGCCGCCCGCACCTGTTTTGCCGGTTCCGACGCCGGAGCAGATCAAATGGCAGAAAATGGAGAATTATGCATTCGTGCATTTCGGGTTGAACACATTCAATGATTTGGAATGGGGCTATGGGAATACACCTGCGGAAACATTCAATCCGACAGACCTGGATTGCGAACAATGGGTACGTATCATCAAAGCGGCCGGCCTGAAAGGGGTGATCCTGACAGCTAAGCACCACGACGGCTTTTGCCTTTGGCCGACCAAAACGGTCGACTATAATATCTCTAACTCGCCTTATAAAAACGGAAAGGGCGACATGGTTCGCGAATTGTCCGATGCCTGCAAGAAGCACGGCTTGAAGTTCGGGCTTTACCTCTCTCCCTGGGATCGCCATAATGCCGAATATGGGCGGGAAGGATACCAGAAGACCTATCATGAGCAAATCAACGAACTGATCTCCAACTACGGTCCGTTGTTCGAGTTCTGGTTTGACGGGGCGAACGGAGGAAATGGCTGGTACGGTGGAACGAATGAAACGCGTTCGATCGATCCGAAAACCTATTACGGCTACGAGACGGCCCGTGAAATGATCAAAGCGAAACATCCGGAAGCGATGATCTTCGGCGGAACGGTTCCCGATATCCGCTGGATCGGCAACGAGTCCGGTTGGGCCGGCGAAACAAACTGGTCGCCCTATTCGTTGGACAAGGAGACACATTATACACAAAACCAATGGGGAATGAAAGACGGAAACCAGTGGTTGCCGGGAGAATGCGACGTATCGATCCGTCCGGGGTGGTTCTATCATCATCGTGAAGATCATCAGGTTCGTACTGTTCCGAATCTGGTCGATTTGTATTATCGCAGTGTGGGGCATAATGCCAACTTCCTGCTGAACTTCCCGGTAGCACTGAACGGCCAGATTCATCCGGTCGATTCGGCACGTGCCGTCGACTGGTATCATACGATCCAAGCAGAGTTGAAAGATAATCTTTTGGCAGGTATCCAGCCAAAAGCAAGCGAAACCCGTGGGGGTGCTTATAAAGCATCGAATGTGACGGACGACAACTGGGATTCTTATTGGGCTACTTCCGACGGGATGACGTCGGGCTCGCTGACTTTCCCGTTACCGACAGGGACTTCGCTGAACCGGGTGATGATTCAAGAGTATATACCTCTTGGACAACGTGTATGCGCCTTTACGCTTGAAGTGGAAAAGGATGGCAAATGGCTGCCGGTGGAAACAACCGATACGCTTTCGACAGTAGGTTACAAACGTATCGTCCGTTTCAAAACGACTCCGGCAGATGCTTTGCGCATTCATTTCACAGAGGCAAAAGGCCCGTTATGTATTAATAATGTGGAAGCCTTCCTGGCTCCCCCGCTGTTGGAACAGCCGCGTATCGTGCGAAATGCGAAAAATGAAGTCCATATAGATGTGGAAAGCGAAGGAGCCGACATTTATTATACAACAGATGGAACGGAGCCGACGGCACAGTCTGCAAAATATGAAGTTCCGTTTATATTGGACAAGAAAGGAACCGTCAAAGCGATTACTTATGATGCGCAGTCCGGCAAATCCGGTCCTGTAGCCAGCCGCCGTTTCGACCTGCCAGCAGTCGATTACAAGGTGACCAGCCCTGCCGATGAGCGGACAAATCTCATGTTTGACGGAAACGGTTATTCCACCTATTATCTGCCCGAAGGCAAAAACGAAATAGTAGTAGAGTTGGCCGCCCCTCATACGATAAGCGGTTTTGTTTACACCCCTAATCAGGGACGCGATTCGCAGGGACATATTTCAAACTATCAATTGTCAGTGGATGGAAAGGTCGTGGCTTCGGGCGAGTTCTCAAACATCAAACATAACCCGATTGAACAAGAAATACATTTTGCTCCTGTCAAGGGCAAAAAATTAGTTTTTAAGGCAACACGAATTGTTGATAACGTAAAACGTGTTGGAATTGCTGAGTTTTCAGTTATCACGGAAGACTAA
- a CDS encoding SusC/RagA family TonB-linked outer membrane protein yields MKKEPVFATLVLLSVMTSPTIMATPWHSNTKVGPESIVTKTSSKQNYVNAKTVKGTVVDENGIPIIGANIVVAGTTHGTVTDIDGNFTLEGVNNGDKLTISYIGYIEQSLVVNQNSEYKIVLKEDSQSLDEVVVVGYGTQKKVNLTGAVAAIGADEIIQAPVANISNALAGRLPGIRVQNTGGTPGAESSVDIRGFGKPLILVDGVEQPGFQVDPNEIESISVLKDASAAIYGVKAGNGVVLITTKKGAEGKAQITYNGSIGWQNFTSYPDMVDAAGYAELTDEDAINRGNAPVYGPDKLALFREGTQEGYKSYDWKDILTRKNAPQTQHNINVNGGTEKVKYFMSVGYLNQEGLYATKDINFSRYNFRSNISAKISKYLTADAQLSGHVQDKMAPYDDDTYIIHGITRMHPYYSPYANDEEGKHYGLTNFQNPLARSDADVSGYRKERKKLFNGVFSLKYDMPFIPGLSAKVLFSYLTKVEEFKTFAKEFKLYSYDKESGKYNTVFTGNSPSNLTRKDYTQEQNMLQFSLNYNRTFLDKHNVQALFLYEQREDLDDYLQAYRQFAIDALDQINSGSDKNKNNAGVASELANASFVGRINYDYASKYLFEFSFREDGSAKFYKNNRWGFFPSVSVGWRLSEESFIKNNTQIFDNLKIRASYGVMGDDQFLDSSGNPQVLPFQYLTGYNYPGGTNYIFGSDVVNSLITKGLANTEYSWLTSKILNVGFDASLWNRKLEASVDVFYRKRDGLFAYRSGSLPNTFGASFPQENLNSDDFRGFELVLGHTNTVGDWTYSVKGNMSFTRAKNRHIEQADPINSYKNWTSNFSDRWNNMSFGYKCVGQFQDQEDINNWAIQDDAGNTTMMPGDLKYEDFNGDGVIDNNDIQPITRSNTPEIYFGLDLSASWKGFDFSLLMQGATNYNVYMSGCLGNAMFNGSNTLECFMDRWHREDLYDPESAWIPGKYPSTWNSGKPSNTRVSTFNHISSYYLRVKNIEFGYTFPKEWLSKVYVERLRLYVSGNNVLTFDNLPFGDPEAPSSDRILYPQLKIWNIGVNVTF; encoded by the coding sequence ATGAAAAAGGAACCTGTATTTGCCACTTTAGTGCTATTATCGGTCATGACCTCACCGACCATAATGGCTACGCCATGGCATTCTAACACAAAGGTTGGTCCAGAATCAATCGTAACAAAAACGAGTTCTAAACAAAACTATGTCAACGCTAAGACAGTAAAAGGCACAGTTGTCGATGAAAACGGTATCCCCATTATTGGAGCGAATATTGTCGTAGCAGGTACAACACATGGTACAGTTACAGACATCGATGGTAACTTCACCTTAGAGGGAGTAAATAATGGTGACAAACTGACAATATCCTATATCGGATATATTGAACAATCACTCGTTGTTAACCAAAATTCGGAGTACAAAATCGTCTTAAAAGAAGACTCGCAGAGTTTAGACGAAGTTGTAGTCGTCGGTTATGGTACACAAAAAAAAGTAAACCTGACAGGTGCCGTTGCAGCAATTGGTGCAGATGAAATCATCCAAGCCCCGGTAGCCAATATCTCGAATGCCTTGGCTGGTCGTCTACCGGGTATCCGTGTACAAAACACAGGCGGTACGCCGGGTGCCGAATCTAGCGTGGATATTCGCGGATTCGGGAAACCTCTGATTTTGGTAGATGGAGTTGAACAACCAGGTTTCCAAGTAGACCCAAACGAAATCGAAAGCATTTCCGTATTAAAAGACGCCTCCGCAGCCATCTATGGAGTGAAGGCAGGTAATGGTGTCGTATTGATCACGACCAAAAAAGGTGCAGAAGGGAAAGCGCAGATCACATACAACGGATCTATCGGCTGGCAGAACTTCACAAGCTATCCAGATATGGTAGATGCTGCCGGATACGCAGAGTTGACCGATGAAGATGCGATCAACCGAGGGAATGCCCCCGTTTATGGACCGGATAAATTAGCCTTGTTCCGCGAAGGCACTCAAGAAGGATACAAAAGCTACGACTGGAAAGACATCCTAACCCGCAAGAATGCTCCACAGACTCAACATAATATCAATGTGAACGGAGGAACCGAAAAAGTGAAATACTTCATGTCAGTAGGTTACTTAAATCAAGAAGGCTTGTATGCCACAAAAGATATCAATTTCTCTCGTTACAACTTCCGTTCCAACATCTCTGCGAAAATTTCCAAGTATTTGACCGCAGATGCGCAGTTAAGCGGACATGTACAAGACAAGATGGCACCTTATGACGACGATACTTATATCATTCACGGTATCACCCGTATGCACCCTTACTATTCTCCATACGCCAACGACGAAGAAGGTAAGCACTATGGATTAACCAACTTCCAAAATCCCCTGGCACGTTCAGATGCAGATGTTTCTGGCTATCGAAAAGAACGTAAGAAATTATTCAATGGTGTTTTCTCCTTAAAATATGATATGCCGTTTATTCCAGGACTGTCAGCCAAGGTTTTATTTTCCTATTTGACAAAAGTAGAAGAATTCAAAACCTTTGCGAAAGAGTTCAAACTCTATTCATACGATAAGGAATCTGGTAAATACAATACGGTTTTCACAGGAAACTCGCCGTCCAACTTGACTCGCAAAGATTACACACAAGAGCAGAACATGCTTCAGTTCTCTCTGAATTACAATCGCACATTCCTTGACAAACACAATGTGCAGGCTTTGTTCTTGTATGAACAACGTGAAGATTTGGATGATTATTTGCAGGCCTACCGTCAATTTGCAATTGATGCCCTTGACCAAATAAATTCAGGTTCGGACAAGAACAAAAATAACGCAGGTGTAGCAAGCGAATTGGCCAACGCATCTTTTGTAGGACGTATCAATTATGATTACGCAAGCAAATATTTATTCGAATTCTCTTTTCGCGAAGATGGTTCCGCAAAATTCTACAAAAACAACCGTTGGGGATTCTTCCCGAGCGTATCCGTAGGATGGCGTTTATCCGAAGAATCATTTATCAAGAATAACACCCAAATTTTTGACAACTTAAAGATCAGAGCATCATATGGCGTCATGGGGGATGACCAATTCTTGGACTCTAGCGGTAATCCGCAAGTTCTTCCGTTCCAATACCTGACAGGTTACAACTATCCGGGTGGAACAAATTATATCTTCGGTAGCGATGTAGTCAATTCATTGATAACAAAAGGATTGGCTAACACAGAATATTCTTGGTTGACATCCAAGATACTAAATGTCGGTTTCGATGCATCTTTGTGGAATCGTAAATTAGAAGCAAGTGTAGATGTTTTCTACCGGAAACGCGACGGCTTATTTGCATACCGTTCCGGTTCATTACCCAACACTTTTGGAGCTTCTTTCCCACAAGAAAACTTAAACAGTGATGATTTCCGAGGTTTTGAGTTGGTATTAGGACACACAAATACAGTAGGAGACTGGACTTACTCGGTCAAAGGTAATATGTCGTTCACTCGCGCGAAAAACCGCCACATTGAACAAGCTGATCCAATCAACTCCTATAAGAACTGGACCAGTAACTTTAGCGATCGTTGGAATAATATGTCTTTCGGTTACAAATGTGTAGGTCAGTTCCAAGATCAAGAAGACATCAATAACTGGGCAATCCAAGATGACGCCGGCAACACGACTATGATGCCGGGCGACTTGAAATACGAGGATTTCAATGGCGATGGCGTAATTGATAATAACGATATTCAACCAATTACCCGTAGCAACACGCCAGAAATTTATTTCGGTTTGGACCTGAGTGCCTCTTGGAAAGGTTTCGACTTCTCCTTGTTGATGCAAGGAGCAACCAATTACAATGTATATATGTCTGGTTGTTTGGGTAATGCCATGTTCAACGGGTCCAATACATTGGAATGCTTTATGGACCGATGGCATCGCGAAGACTTGTATGATCCTGAATCGGCATGGATTCCGGGGAAATATCCGTCAACATGGAACTCCGGGAAGCCATCTAACACTCGTGTTTCTACCTTCAACCACATCAGCTCATACTACCTGCGTGTAAAAAACATCGAGTTCGGCTACACCTTCCCCAAAGAGTGGTTAAGCAAGGTTTATGTTGAAAGATTACGTCTGTATGTATCCGGAAATAACGTACTGACATTTGATAATCTGCCGTTTGGCGACCCAGAAGCACCCAGTAGCGATAGAATCTTATATCCGCAGTTGAAAATTTGGAATATTGGTGTAAATGTTACATTTTAA